GGGTCAGAACATGCGGCCGCAGGCAGCCCGCGTCAAGGGTTCCAGCGATTTCTGGACTTCTCCATCCGTCCGCCTATGTTGGTATCAGGTGACGTGCGGCTCATCAGACCCGGGGGTCTGAAGACCTCGGAGCACCGATTGATGCAGGCGCCCTCGACATCCACCTCCTTGGAATCGGCCTCCGGCCCTCGCCTCGGCCCGGCCCGGCGCGTGGTGCGCGGTCATGGCGGTGGGACGTGCGCCGGGCGCGCGGTGCGCGATGCATAGGAAAACGATCCTGCTCGTCGAGGACAATCTGGATGACGAGGCGCTGACGCTTCGGGCCCTGAAGCGGCACAACGTCGCCAACGAGGTCGTCGTCGCCCGCGACGGCACGCAGGCGCTGGACTATCTCTTCCGGGCGGCCGAGGGCGGGGACGGAGGGACCGCGATCCCCGAGCTCGTCCTTCTGGACATCAAGCTGCCCGGCATCGACGGCCTGGAGGTGCTGCGCCGCCTGCGCCAGGATCCGCGCACCCGGAGGCTGCCGGTCGTCATGCTGACCTCGTCGGTCGAAGAGAGCGACCGGCTCGCCAGCTACGACCTGGGGGCCAACAGCTATGTGCGCAAGCCGGTCGATTTCGTCGAGTTCAGCGAGGCGATCAAGCAGGTGGATCTCTATTGGCTCGTCCTGAACGTGGCGCCACCCCGGTAGAGCCTGGAGAGGGCACGATGGGCAAGCCGCTGCGGCTTCTGATCATCGAGGACTCGGAGGACGACGCCGAGTTCGTGCTGCGCGAGCTCCGTCAGGACGGCTTCGATCCCGCCTGGGAGCGGGTGGACACGGCCGAAGGCATGCAGAGCGCCCTCGCGCGCCAGGACTGGGACATCATCATCTCGGACCACAGCATGCCGGTGTTCAGCGCCCCGGCGGCCCTGGCGCTCCTGCACAGGACCGGGCGGGACATCCCCTTCATCATCGTCTCCGGCAGCATCGGCGAGGAGCAGGCCGTCCAGGCCATGAAGCTGGGGGCGAAGGACTACATCCTCAAGGGGCGCCTGACCAAGCTCCCCGCCGCGGTGACGCGCGAAGTGCGTGAGGCGGAGCTCCGGCGGGAACACTCGCAATCGAAGGAGCTCCTGAGCCAGACCCAGGGCCGGCTGGACGTCGCGATGGGCCAGCTCATGCAGGCCGAGAAGATGACCGCCCTCGGCGAGCTGGTCGCCGGCGTGGCGCACGAGATCAACAATCCTCTGTCGACCATCATGGGGTACACGCAGCTCCTGCTCGCCAGGGGCGTCCCCGCCGAGATCCAGAGACGGCTGGACATCGTGCACTCCGAAGCCAATCGTCTCGCCAAGATCGTCAGGAATCTGCTCACGTTCGCGCGCAAACACCCTCCCGAAAAGAAGCACCTCGGGCTGAACGGGATCATCGAGAAGACTCTCGAGCTCAAGGCCTATCACTTCCGGGCCAGCCAGATCATCGTGGAGAAGGACCTGGCCGCCGACCTTCCGGGCACGATGCTGGACTTCCACCAGATCCAGCAGGTCGTCCTGAACCTCCTCAACAACGCCGAGCAGGCGATCGTCGAAGTGAAACGCGGCGGGACCATCCGGCTGACGACCCGCCAGGCCGGCGACCGGATCGAGTGCCGGATCGCGGACGACGGGCCGGGCGTTCCCCGCGAAATCGCCGAGCGCATCTTCGAGCCGTTCTTCACCACCAAGAAGGAAGGGAAAGGGACCGGCCTCGGCCTGTCGCTCTGCTACGGAATCATCCAGGAGCATGGCGGCAGCATCCGGGTGGAGTGCGGGCCCGGCCAGGGAGCCACGTTCGTGATCGACCTGCCGCTGCTGGGCAATCCGGAGACCGCGCTGCCCGACACGGCCGACACAGTCCCCGCCACGGTCTCCTCCCTTCGGATTCTCGTGATCGACGACGAGTCGAGCATCCAGGATCTCCTGGTGGAGCTTTTGAGGACGCAGGGACATCAGGTCGACACCGCCTCCGACGTCCCCGAGGCTCTGCAGAAGATCGCGTCGAACGGCCACGACCTCATCATCTCCGACATGAAGATGCCGCACGGCACCGGAAGGGACATCTACCGGGCGGTCCTGCAGAAGAACGCCCGGATGGCCCGGCGCATCGTGTTCACGACCGGCGACGGAGCGAGCGCGGAGATCAAGAAGTTCCTGACGGAAGCCGGCAACGAGATTCTCTTCAAGCCGTTCAAGCTCGAAGACCTCGCGAAGGCGATCGCCCTCGCGACGCGGAACTGATCCCACCTTCGCCAAAGCCGCGCCCTGGCTTGATTTGCCTCGGACTCCTCCTCGTCGTATAAGTATTGATGTCCCATATGTCCGTTTCGGAAAGGAGGACGACCATGCGACGGATCAGGCTGTTGAGTTTGATGGCGGCGACGCTGTTGTCGGTCGCCGTCCCGGCCCGCGCCGACGAAGCCGCTCCGGGAAAACCGGCCGTAACCGGCAAGGACAACGCGGTGCAGAGGATCGAGGCCGCGTCGGCCCGGCAGATGGAGATTCTCACCGCGCTCCTCTCGAAGGTCCCGGAGCAGGCCCGGCCGGGCATCGAGAAGGCGATCGCGGCGGCGCAGGCCGGACACGACAAGGCCATCGCCGCGCTCACGGGTCACGGCGGCCCCGACGGCGAGGGCCTCGCCGGAATGGCGCCGGCGAACGAAGCCGGCGTGCAGGAGGATTCGGGCAAGCCCGAGGTGACCGGTCTCGAGCGCGCCCGGGCCGCGGTGGCGGCCGGGTTCGAGCACGCCACCGCCGCGCTTCAGGGACTGCTCGATCAGGTGCCGTCCCGGGTCGCGTCCCGGATCGAGGCGGCGCTCAATCGTCTCGACGACACCCGGACCGTCGCCCTGCGGAACCTCGATGGCCTGATCGCCGGCGAGAGACCGGATCATCCGGGCCTGCAGGAGCGCGCCGAGCGTCCCGAGACTCCAGAACGGCCGGATCGGCCGGAGCGCCCCGAACGGCCTCAGCTGCCGGAACGCCCCGAGCGGCCGCAGCCACCGGATCATCCTTCGCCGCCGAACGCCTAGACACCGCGCGGCGACGGTGCGGGTCCGTTTCGCCTGCCCCCGGGGAAGGGCCTTCACGGCCCTTCCCCTTTTTGCTCTCGTCGCCGCGACGCTCCCGGGCGCCAGCGCCATGGCGGGGGCCCGGACCGACTTCCGATTTCTCCCGGCTTACTTCAGCGGAGATTACGGAACCGGGATCGATACGTCCATCGTCTATCTCCCGATGATCCTCGTCGTCTCGTCCGAGAGGCAGGAGTTCCGGGTGACCGTTCCGTACCTGTCGATCCGGACGCGCGAGCCGGTCCTGTACCTCAACGGCGAAGTGATCGCACCGGCCCCCGGCGGGAGCACGGCGGAATCGGGTCTCGGCGACGTGCTGGTCCAGGAAGAGGTCTTCGTTCTCCAGGGAACGGCGCGACGTCCCTGGGTTTCCGGCATCCTCCGGATCAAACTCCCAACGGCCGACGACACGAAAGGGCTCGGCAGCGGTGAGCCCGATTTCGGCGCGGGCGTCGCCGTGACGCAGCCCCTCGGAGGTGCCTGGAACCTGATCGGGACCTGGATGCACACTGCGCGAGGCGATCCGGCGGGGTTCGACTTCCGCGACACCTCCTGGCTCACCGCCGGCGTCCACCGGCGCCTGTCGGACCGATCGTCCTGGCATGCCTTCTTCGATCGGCGCCAGTCGGTCATCGAAGGGAACCCCGACCTCGCCGACTTCAGCCTCGGCTACGACCGCGCGCTGGCGCGGGGCGTCACGTTCCGCTCCGCCGTGTTCGTCGGCCTCTCCGACACGGCCGAGGACTTCGGGGTCAGCGCCGGGTTCTCGGTCGCCTGCGGGGGGCGTTGATCCGCCCGGAGGAAGGCGCCCGCCCCCTTTCAGTGGGAGGCGGGGACCTCCGCCTCGAGGATCGTGTCGCGGAAGAGCGGGCGCCCGGCCACCGCGATCCGGAACGCCCACACGGTCGCTCCCAGAATGACGACCAGGGCCGGCAGCCCGGCCCCCGCGCGCCAGGACGAGAGATCGAACGTCATCGGAGTCTGCGCCAGGAGGTCTCCGATGGAGATGCAGGTGATGGTCGACAGCAGACCGAAGCGCAGCAGCAGGATCCAGAACAGGCTCATGGTGCCCGCCATGAACCCGGCGTACATCGCGAGGGATCCAGCGCCGGGATAGAAAATCATGGCGCCGACCAGCGAGACGAGGAGGATCGCCGGCCAGCTCCTGCGGAACAGCAGCCGGAGCACCAGGAACAGCATGACCGGCATGAAATTGGTGAGCACGCTGGTCGTGTGCATGGCCAGGGTCGCGGTCACGGCGTGGCGCAGCCCGCGGAGCGCCTCGAGGCTCCACAGATCGGCGAACGGCGGCACCGACGGGAGCCCGAGCCGTCCGGGCAGCCACTGGAGCATGCGGATGTTCAGGGCGAACACCACGCCGAAGACCGCCCCGACCAGGAGGTCCCGTCCGACGAGCGGATCCCGCGAGCGGCCTCCGAACAGCCTCACCCAGGACACGAGCA
This window of the Candidatus Polarisedimenticolia bacterium genome carries:
- a CDS encoding response regulator, whose translation is MGKPLRLLIIEDSEDDAEFVLRELRQDGFDPAWERVDTAEGMQSALARQDWDIIISDHSMPVFSAPAALALLHRTGRDIPFIIVSGSIGEEQAVQAMKLGAKDYILKGRLTKLPAAVTREVREAELRREHSQSKELLSQTQGRLDVAMGQLMQAEKMTALGELVAGVAHEINNPLSTIMGYTQLLLARGVPAEIQRRLDIVHSEANRLAKIVRNLLTFARKHPPEKKHLGLNGIIEKTLELKAYHFRASQIIVEKDLAADLPGTMLDFHQIQQVVLNLLNNAEQAIVEVKRGGTIRLTTRQAGDRIECRIADDGPGVPREIAERIFEPFFTTKKEGKGTGLGLSLCYGIIQEHGGSIRVECGPGQGATFVIDLPLLGNPETALPDTADTVPATVSSLRILVIDDESSIQDLLVELLRTQGHQVDTASDVPEALQKIASNGHDLIISDMKMPHGTGRDIYRAVLQKNARMARRIVFTTGDGASAEIKKFLTEAGNEILFKPFKLEDLAKAIALATRN
- a CDS encoding transporter, whose protein sequence is MRVRFACPRGRAFTALPLFALVAATLPGASAMAGARTDFRFLPAYFSGDYGTGIDTSIVYLPMILVVSSERQEFRVTVPYLSIRTREPVLYLNGEVIAPAPGGSTAESGLGDVLVQEEVFVLQGTARRPWVSGILRIKLPTADDTKGLGSGEPDFGAGVAVTQPLGGAWNLIGTWMHTARGDPAGFDFRDTSWLTAGVHRRLSDRSSWHAFFDRRQSVIEGNPDLADFSLGYDRALARGVTFRSAVFVGLSDTAEDFGVSAGFSVACGGR
- a CDS encoding response regulator, which gives rise to MHRKTILLVEDNLDDEALTLRALKRHNVANEVVVARDGTQALDYLFRAAEGGDGGTAIPELVLLDIKLPGIDGLEVLRRLRQDPRTRRLPVVMLTSSVEESDRLASYDLGANSYVRKPVDFVEFSEAIKQVDLYWLVLNVAPPR